Proteins encoded within one genomic window of Halodesulfurarchaeum formicicum:
- a CDS encoding mycofactocin-coupled SDR family oxidoreductase has protein sequence MVEYDFNGQVAFVTGAARGQGRSHAVAYAENGADVVVTDICEDVETSDYPLSSREDLEKTAELVEEEGQEALVIEMDVRDDAEVQAAVEKAVDHFGHIDILANNAGIWNLDFLHEMSEEKWDEMIDIDLKGVWLPSKYVAQHMVERGEGGKIVSTASTAGHGASYRGGHYTAAKHGVVGLTRSLAIELGEYGINVNCVSPTGIDSPMTRMLIEEHGQDSIDELEEYTGKWNVMDEGPVEPRDVSEAYLWLSSDAARYVTGSALPVDAGLMAK, from the coding sequence ATGGTAGAATACGATTTCAACGGCCAGGTCGCGTTCGTCACCGGCGCGGCTCGTGGTCAAGGACGATCGCATGCAGTAGCGTACGCAGAAAACGGGGCCGACGTCGTCGTCACCGACATTTGTGAGGACGTGGAGACCTCTGATTACCCGCTTTCATCCCGCGAAGATCTGGAAAAAACCGCTGAGTTGGTCGAGGAAGAGGGCCAGGAAGCGTTGGTGATCGAGATGGACGTCCGCGACGACGCGGAGGTTCAGGCTGCCGTTGAGAAAGCTGTTGACCACTTTGGTCACATCGATATTCTGGCGAACAACGCCGGCATCTGGAACCTCGACTTCCTCCACGAGATGAGTGAGGAGAAATGGGACGAGATGATCGACATCGACCTGAAGGGTGTGTGGCTGCCGAGTAAATATGTGGCCCAGCACATGGTCGAACGTGGCGAAGGTGGCAAGATCGTCAGTACGGCGTCGACCGCTGGCCACGGTGCGAGCTATCGCGGTGGACATTACACGGCTGCAAAGCATGGCGTCGTCGGCCTGACTCGCTCATTGGCCATCGAACTGGGTGAATACGGCATCAATGTGAACTGTGTTTCACCCACCGGCATCGATTCCCCGATGACCCGGATGCTTATCGAGGAACACGGCCAGGACTCCATTGATGAACTCGAAGAGTACACTGGCAAATGGAACGTTATGGACGAAGGGCCGGTCGAACCGCGAGACGTCAGTGAGGCGTATCTGTGGCTCTCGAGTGACGCGGCACGCTACGTAACCGGTAGCGCGCTTCCCGTGGACGCTGGGTTGATGGCAAAGTGA